One genomic region from Epinephelus fuscoguttatus linkage group LG8, E.fuscoguttatus.final_Chr_v1 encodes:
- the acbd7 gene encoding acyl-CoA-binding domain-containing protein 7 codes for MSSQAEFEKMAADVKNVKTRPTDQELLDLYGLYKQSVVGEINTERPGITDLKGKAKWDAWNSRKGMSKEDAMSAYITLAKEIISKYGM; via the exons GCAGAGTTTGAGAAGATGGCAGCGGACGTGAAGAACGTGAAGACGAGGCCTACGGACCAGGAGCTGCTGGACCTGTACGGCCTGTACAAGCAGTCAGTCGTTGGAGAGATTAACACCG AAAGACCAGGAATAACAGATTTAAAAGGAAAAGCCAAGTGGGACGCCTGGAACTCCAGGAAAG GAATGTCCAAGGAAGATGCCATGTCAGCCTACATCACACTCGCAAAGGAAATCATCAGCAAGTACGGCATGTAA